A single genomic interval of Melanotaenia boesemani isolate fMelBoe1 chromosome 4, fMelBoe1.pri, whole genome shotgun sequence harbors:
- the LOC121638587 gene encoding 39S ribosomal protein L4, mitochondrial-like: MVDVCEEFPENIRQATASLKTVNIIPAIGLNVHSILKHEAVILTLETVKFLEEKLLWHDQRYSPLYPFRLPYSDFP, encoded by the exons ATGGTGGATGT GTGTGAAGAGTTTCCTGAAAACATCCGTCAGGCCACAGCAAGCTTAAAGACGGTGAACATCATTCCTGCCATCG GTCTGAACGTTCACAGCATCCTGAAACACGAAGCCGTCATCCTCACCTTGGAAACCGTCAAGTTTctggaggagaagctgctgtGGCATGACCAGCGTTACTCGCCTCTGTACCCGTTCAGACTGCCGTACTCTGACTTCCCCTGA